The genomic window CAGATTGATGAACTTTCGGAGCGCAAGGATCGCGCCGCCGCCCGGCTAAGTCTTCTGCTCGGCAATCCGCGCCGCCTGCTGGTCGTTCTTCTGACCGCCAATACCGTTGTTAATATCGTGGCCGCGACCATCGCCGCGCTGCTCACGTCCCGTGTTCTTGGTGCGCGCGGCGAAGTGGCCTGGCTCGCTTTCGCGGTGGAAGTGATCGTCGTCACGCTGCTCATTCTGACGCTCGGCGAAGTCCTTCCCAAGCTGGCGGCGATTCACAATCCGCTGAAATGGTCGCTGCAGGTGGCGGGACTCCTCGCTGCCGTGGACTGGCTGCTCCGCCCGATTACGGTCGTGCTGGTTCCCTTCACCGATTCCGTCGCCCGCGCGCTCGGCATCGAGAAACGCCGGCTGTGGGTTTCCGAGGAGGAGATCAAGACGCTGGTCGAGGTCGGCGAAGAACGGGGAATGCTGGAAAAATCCGAGCGCGAACTCATCCATTCGATCTTTGAATTCGGAGACACCACCGTCCGCGAGATCATGGTGCCCCGCACCGACATGGCTTGCCTCGACGTCAACACGCCGCTCGACAAGCTCCTCGAAACGGTGCGCGAGACGCAGCATACGCGCATTCCGATCTACGAGGAGAGCGTGGACAACATCGTCGGCATTCTCCATACCAAAGATCTCCTGCTTCATTACCCGTTCGAACACGGACTCAATCTGCGCTCGATCCTTCGCAAGCCGATTTTCGTTCCGGAAACCAAACTGATTCACGAGCTGCTCACGATGTTTCAGGGACAGCGTTTGCACATGACCATCGCCGTGGACGAATACGGCGGCACGGCCGGCTTGGTCACTCTGGAAGACGTGATCGAGGAGATCGTGGGCGATATTCAGGACGAACACGACGTCGAGTCGCCGCTGTGGACTCGCCTCGACGAGAAAACGGTGGTGGCCGACGCCCGCCTCGACGTGGAAACCGTGAACGAGATTCTCGATTCGCACGTTATCCCCACCGAACAGGACTACGAAACGCTGGGCGGATTCCTGCTGGCCGAGACCGGCGAATTCCCGGCCGCGGGAACGACGGTGGAGTATCACAACTATCAATTCATCATCGAACAAGTGAACTCCCATCGCTTGGGACGCATTCGCATCGTCCATCGCGAAGAACGGCACGAGGCCCAGTCGTGACCGCGCGAGCGAGGTTCCATCGCTGGCTCTGCTCCTTCTGGTGGCGGCTCCGGCACGGACGGCCCGAACATCGCTTCCACGTTCCGCAGCTCGGGTTGCGGCCGCTGCATCTGGTCGTGGTTATGCCTCCCGAGTTCGGCGATTTCGAGGCGGCGCTCCCGACGGCCGGCTTGCTCATCGAGCGATTGAGTCCGCTGCAAGCCACCGTGGTTGTTGCCGACAACTTCCGCAACTGGCTGCCCCGCACCGGAGCGTGGAATCTGCTGGTGTTCGACAAACGCGCCCGCGGCTGGCTGGGATTTCCCGATCATGCCGCTCTCCGCCGGGTGACGGCGCTGAACGCCGACGTGGTGGTGGACTTGACTCCCTGTTTTCATCCCTATACCAATGCATTGGCCGCCGCCACCGGCGCTCCGCTCCGCGTATCCCTCTGTGCCGAGAAATGGAACTGCTATCACAATTATCTGATCCAACTCGATCCGTCGCGACCCTTAGCCGAGCGCTATCGGCTGCTGCTGGGCTATGTTTGATCCCTTTTCTGAGCCTTGTTCTTCGGCGGGTCCGCGAAGGCTCGCCGTTTCTTTCAGGTTGCGCTGCGATTATTGCAGCAAGAGATCCCCGAGTTTCCAATGTCTGATAAAATGATCCGTGCCCGCGAAGAGTTCTCCCGCCTGCTCGACATCATGGCTCGCTTGCGCGCTCCCGACGGCTGCCCGTGGGATCGCGAGCAAACCCATCGTAGCCTGCGACCCTATCTCATCGAGGAGACCTACGAGGTTCTCGACAGCATTGACCGCGAGGCCTACGGGGAACTCCGCAAGGAACTGGGCGATCTTCTTCTGCATATCGTTTTCCATTGCCGGATCGCCGAAGAAGAAAATCTGTTCAACGTTGCCGATGTTCTGCAGGCGATCAACGACAAACTCATCCGCCGCCATCCGCACGTCTTCGGAGACGGTGAAGTTAAGGACGCGCGCCACGTCGAAAGGCAGTGGGAGAAGATCAAGCTTGAGGAACCGCATCGTCCGCGGCTGCTCGAAGGCGTTCCCAAGCATCAGCCCGCCCTCAACCGCGCGTTCCGCGTGCAGGAGAAAGCCGCCGGAGTCGGATTCGACTGGCCGGACGTCGGCCCCATCTGGTCGAAAATCCGCGAAGAGATCGCCGAACTCGAAACCGAAGTTCAAGCGGAAAACGAGCGCCGGATCGAAGCGGAAATCGGCGATCTCTTGTTCAGCATCGTGAATCTGTCCCGCAAACTCGGCGTCAGCCCGGAGGATGCGCTGCGCACCTCCGTCGAGAAGTTCACCCGCCGTTTCAATTATATCGAGGAGACGCTCACGAAAAACGGCCGCTCGCTTCACGACTCGAATCTTGAGGAAATGGATGCTCTGTGGGACCAGGCGAAGAAGGGGGAAGTCGAGTAGCGTCTCGGCTCGGACTCGATATGTCGCAACGTTCGCGAGCCAATCGCAATCGCCCCTCTTCCTATGGCTGGCCGGACGGCCGCAACCCGGACTCTTCGGCGGGTGACGATTCCCGCGAGCGGGTGCTGCTGATCGGGGCGCAACGGTCCGGCGAACCGGCCGCGCTGATTCTCGAATACATGGACGAGCTCCAGATGCTTGCCCAAACGGCGGGCGCCGTCGTGGTCGGCAGCGAGATTACCAAACGTTCCCGTCCCGATCCGGCTACGTTGGTGGGAAAGGGGAAAGTGGGGGAACTGGCCGAGATTGCGAAGGAGACAAAAGCTGACCTGCTGGTTTTCGATGATGACCTCACGCCCGCTCAAGTTCGCAATCTTGAACAAGGCATTGGTTGCCGGGTGATTGACCGCACCGGCCTCATCTTGGATATCTTCGCCCGCCGCGCCCGTACTCATGAGGCGAAGACGCAGGTCGAACTCGCCCAGCTCCGCTACCTGCTGCCGCGACTTGCCGGCGCGTGGACGCACTTGGAACGGCAGCGAGGCGGCATCGGACTGCGAGGGCCGGGCGAAACCCAGATCGAAACCGACCGCCGGATTGTGCGTACCCGGATTCGTGTTCTCGAAAGTGAGCTGCGCCACGTCGAGCGAATCCGCCGAACCCAACGGGCGGGGCGGTACGAGGTCTTCAAGTTCGCGCTTGCCGGTTACACCAATGTCGGCAAGTCCAGCCTCATGAACGTGTTGACCGATGCGGGAGTGTATGAAGAGAACCTCCTGTTCGCGACCCTTGATTCGACCACCCGTTCGTTGGGCTTTGGATCGGGATCACGGGCCGTTATCACCGACACGGTCGGCTTCATCCGCAAACTGCCCCCCGCGCTGGTGGCCAGCTTCCGCTCCACATTGGCCGAGATCACCGAAGCTGACTGTATCCTTCATATTGTGGATATTGCGTCTCCCTCTTGGCCCGATCAGGCTGCCGAGGTTGTCCGCATCCTGTCGGAAATGGGTTTGGCGGACCGCCGCCAGGTCGTCGTCTTTAATAAGGTAGACTTGCTTCCCGACGAGGAGGCCCGCCGCACCGCTCTTCGGGACTATCCGGAAGCGCTCTTCGTCAGTGCCCGCAGCGGCTCTGGACTGGACGATCTCCGCGAACGAATGAAGATGGAGGTGGCGGCAAACCTTATAGAACTGGAGATTGCCATTGGTCCTGCCGACGGACGGCTATTGGTTGAGCTCTACCGGGTGGGAGAGGTTCTCGAAGAACGGCAGGATGGAAGTCAACTCTTGCTCCGCGTTCGACTTGCAGCAACCTCCGCCCGGCGACTTCGGTTACTCGCCTGAGAATCACCCCAGGGGTATTTGAACACTCCCTTTCCCCGCCTCGACCTCTCCGAAACATCGTTTCCCTCCTCGACTCACTGTTTTCACTTTCTTGTCAACGCTGAAGATCGGAAGTTTATCGGTGCATTCTCCCGATGGGCAAAGATTGCCCGATTGGTTCATTTCCGGCGGAGGCTCGGCAGTTTAGCAAACATGCCTCTAAAGTTTAATAAACAGGAGGCAGCTCTCGTCTAAAAATCAATATCTTAACGAAAGCGACCCGAAAAAAACTCTTGACAATCGGCGAGAAAATTCTATATTGGCCGCTCACTAAAGTGAACACCAAGTTTAATAAACTTTGCCCGTGACATTTTGAAGATAGGGGAGCGAATACGGAACCTGCGGCTGGCCAGCAGCCTGACCCAAGAGGAGCTTGCGGATCGGGCGGATCTGACCAAAGGGTTCATCTCCCAGCTTGAGCGGGATCAAACCAGTATTTCGGTAGACAGCCTGCTGCAGATCCTGCGGGTCCTGAACGTCAAGGTGACGGACTTCTTCCACGAAGGCGCGGCAGAAAAGGTCGTATACGATCAAGCCGAGCGCACGGCTCTTCTGGGTACGGGTGCCGAGCGGTTCGAGCTCCTGATCCCCGGGGGAGCGAACCGGGAAATGGAGGCGGCCCTCGTATACATGCAGCCCGGTGAAAAAACCTATGCCGTCAAGCCTTTTCAGGGCGAGGCGTTTGGTTACGTATTGAAAGGAATCCTCACGTTACGGTTCGGCGCCGAACAACATATGGCGCGGGCCGGTAATAGTTTCTACTTCTCCGGCGAACGCGAGCACGTGCTGGAAAACACCAGCGGCCGGCCGGTGGAATTCGTTTGGGTTACGACGCCGCCCGTATTTTAGGTCGGGGGCGGTGTACGACCTGCTACCTTCAACGAGTGAAGGAGAGAGACCATGAAGGCCTTGGGTCGTCAGATCGTGGTCGAATACTACGGCTGTAATCCCGACATTCTGAACGACGTGGCGCTCATCAAGCGCGTCATGCGCGACGCTGCGATCGCTTCCGGGGCGACCATTGTCCAGGAGGCGTTCCATCTGTTCAATCCCCACGGAGTTTCCGGGGTAGTCGTAATCGCCGAGTCCCATCTGACCATTCATACCTGGCCCGAGTACGCCTACGCGGCCGTGGATCTCTTCACCTGCGGCGACGACGTGGACCCCGATGCGGCGTTTCAGCTCCTCAAGGACCATCTTGGAGCGACGAC from bacterium includes these protein-coding regions:
- the hflX gene encoding GTPase HflX; translation: MSQRSRANRNRPSSYGWPDGRNPDSSAGDDSRERVLLIGAQRSGEPAALILEYMDELQMLAQTAGAVVVGSEITKRSRPDPATLVGKGKVGELAEIAKETKADLLVFDDDLTPAQVRNLEQGIGCRVIDRTGLILDIFARRARTHEAKTQVELAQLRYLLPRLAGAWTHLERQRGGIGLRGPGETQIETDRRIVRTRIRVLESELRHVERIRRTQRAGRYEVFKFALAGYTNVGKSSLMNVLTDAGVYEENLLFATLDSTTRSLGFGSGSRAVITDTVGFIRKLPPALVASFRSTLAEITEADCILHIVDIASPSWPDQAAEVVRILSEMGLADRRQVVVFNKVDLLPDEEARRTALRDYPEALFVSARSGSGLDDLRERMKMEVAANLIELEIAIGPADGRLLVELYRVGEVLEERQDGSQLLLRVRLAATSARRLRLLA
- a CDS encoding hemolysin family protein, with amino-acid sequence MTEGQTFLWGFASFFFLIGLSAFFSSSETALFSLTRAQIDELSERKDRAAARLSLLLGNPRRLLVVLLTANTVVNIVAATIAALLTSRVLGARGEVAWLAFAVEVIVVTLLILTLGEVLPKLAAIHNPLKWSLQVAGLLAAVDWLLRPITVVLVPFTDSVARALGIEKRRLWVSEEEIKTLVEVGEERGMLEKSERELIHSIFEFGDTTVREIMVPRTDMACLDVNTPLDKLLETVRETQHTRIPIYEESVDNIVGILHTKDLLLHYPFEHGLNLRSILRKPIFVPETKLIHELLTMFQGQRLHMTIAVDEYGGTAGLVTLEDVIEEIVGDIQDEHDVESPLWTRLDEKTVVADARLDVETVNEILDSHVIPTEQDYETLGGFLLAETGEFPAAGTTVEYHNYQFIIEQVNSHRLGRIRIVHREERHEAQS
- a CDS encoding XRE family transcriptional regulator produces the protein MKIGERIRNLRLASSLTQEELADRADLTKGFISQLERDQTSISVDSLLQILRVLNVKVTDFFHEGAAEKVVYDQAERTALLGTGAERFELLIPGGANREMEAALVYMQPGEKTYAVKPFQGEAFGYVLKGILTLRFGAEQHMARAGNSFYFSGEREHVLENTSGRPVEFVWVTTPPVF
- the mazG gene encoding nucleoside triphosphate pyrophosphohydrolase, which translates into the protein MIRAREEFSRLLDIMARLRAPDGCPWDREQTHRSLRPYLIEETYEVLDSIDREAYGELRKELGDLLLHIVFHCRIAEEENLFNVADVLQAINDKLIRRHPHVFGDGEVKDARHVERQWEKIKLEEPHRPRLLEGVPKHQPALNRAFRVQEKAAGVGFDWPDVGPIWSKIREEIAELETEVQAENERRIEAEIGDLLFSIVNLSRKLGVSPEDALRTSVEKFTRRFNYIEETLTKNGRSLHDSNLEEMDALWDQAKKGEVE
- the speD gene encoding adenosylmethionine decarboxylase; translated protein: MKALGRQIVVEYYGCNPDILNDVALIKRVMRDAAIASGATIVQEAFHLFNPHGVSGVVVIAESHLTIHTWPEYAYAAVDLFTCGDDVDPDAAFQLLKDHLGATTFSAMEMKRGILNMSDKAALRHKPDLTPAEV